Proteins encoded together in one Larus michahellis chromosome 4, bLarMic1.1, whole genome shotgun sequence window:
- the HAUS2 gene encoding HAUS augmin-like complex subunit 2 yields MAAAGQSVKGAAKSLSLQALWSARADKEEEAAGAAASGGLLELWREQGAEESDAAAVCSRPWEPGQPTAAAALLARCLAAGAVSQETLDLTNRKDPCFVKFSEIEKIANMQAEINEKKLKTEILQLEQETADIAHPFYLGKKCEILQDMNRHLEAVLKEKRTLRKMLIKPRCQESLPIEATFHKYVVELLAEAVTFIENLESHLQTVRSIPQIPNVMKSMGTALRKTEMLVMELEELADQILKWSKLQKDVCSDSICNTAGLDFGLSLT; encoded by the exons ATGGCAGCCGCCGGTCAGTCGGTAAAGGGCGCCGCCAAGTCCCTGAGCTTACAGGCCCTGTGGAGCGCTAGAGCTgacaaggaagaagaggcggCAGGGGCCGCCGCCAGCGGTGGGCTCCTGGAGCTGTGGCGGGAGCAAGGCGCGGAGGAGAGTGATGCTGCCGCCGTCTGCTCTAGGCCCTGGGAGCCGGGGCAGCCcacggcggcggccgccctgcTGGCGCGGTGCCTGGCGGCGGGCGCCGTGAGCCAG GAGACATTGGATTTAACCAACAGAAAAGACCCGTGCTTTGTGAAATTCTCAGAGATCGAAAAAATAGCAAACATGCAAGCTGAAATCAATGAG aagaaactgaaaactgaaattctgCAGTTGGAGCAGGAGACAGCAGACATTGCTCACCCTTTTTACTTAG gCAAAAAATGTGAGATTTTGCAAGATATGAACAGACACTTGGAAGCAGTACTGAAAGAGAAGAGAACTCTTAGGAAGATGTTGATAAAGCCCAGATGTCAAGAGAGCCTGCCTATTGAGGCTACTTTCCACAA GTATGTAGTAGAGTTGTTGGCTGAGGCTGTGACTTTCATTGAGAACCTTGAAAGCCATTTGCAGACTGTAAGAAGCATCCCTCAGATACCAAACGTCATGAAGAGTATG GGCACTGCTTTGAGAAAAACAGAGATGCTCGTGATGGAGTTGGAGGAACTGGCAGACCAAATATTGAAATGGAGCAAACTGCAGAAAGATGTGTGTTCTGACAGCATCTGCAATACTGCTGGACTGGACTTTGGCTTATCTTTAACCTGA